Proteins found in one Pocillopora verrucosa isolate sample1 chromosome 12, ASM3666991v2, whole genome shotgun sequence genomic segment:
- the LOC131771408 gene encoding ciliary microtubule-associated protein 2-like produces MSQKKFSGAPFGVQTSRFDVAGIHPKSKTPGTITQVAYDKKCMQEVNRRLGPGSYNIDVGGFNPKSVSERSSGPGWERAFETARLAKIPHLLYKEQWEKKQLQKQLLGPGTYTITDFIDHMGKKPGSTRGVCETREARFDATKLSHVPGPGTYGKGGIPSAVIEEKVQKSVSNVGMLDSGKSYKRQLPEVGSHLCPGQYEMKSFTDEMEARVVSKRGPYDLFTGERNKPISVGYFALPTKQNLGPGEYDLKSFLHELQDKHKNHHGVFLKVQRFPPYPTNRIYCSTLSQYPRDPTDPGPGNYSPQELTKPEATVRPPFGSTAERFDRHARRFFLGSTNPVGPGRYDVDRYDKAQHNNGHRSAFNSKTKRYDLIRDKYLTERIKSREVDKVFMVPIDAQ; encoded by the exons ATGTCTCAGAAGAAATTTTCTGGGGCACCATTCGGAGTACAGACTTCGAG GTTTGATGTCGCTGGAATTCACCCAAAAAGCAAAACGCCTGGAACAATAACACAAGTAGCATATGACAAGAAATGCATGCAAGAAGTG AATCGCCGCCTCGGACCAGGTTCATATAACATTGATGTGGGTGGATTTAATCCCAAGTCTGTTTCTGAAAGATCCTCTGGTCCTG GATGGGAAAGGGCATTTGAAACAGCTCGCCTTGCAAAAATACctcatctcttgtacaaagaacaatgggaaaagaaacaactacAG AAGCAACTTCTTGGTCCTGGGACATACACCATCACTGATTTTATTGATCACATGGGCAAAAAGCCTGGGAGCACAAGAGGTGTTTGTGAAACCAGAGAAGCAAGATTTGATGCCACAAAACTG AGTCATGTGCCAGGGCCAGGAACTTATGGTAAGGGAGGGATACCAAGTGCTGTGATTGAGGAGAAAGTTCAAAAGTCAGTCAGTAATGTAGGAATGCTGGATTCTGGAAAGTCTTACAAGAGGCAACTTCCGGAAGTG GGAAGTCATTTGTGTCCTGGACAGTATGAGATGAAGAGTTTCACAGATGAGATGGAGGCAAGAGTGGTTAGCAAAAGAGGACCTTACGATCTGTTCACTGGTGAAAGGAACAAACCCATATCTGTAGGCTACTTTGCTCTTCCG aCAAAGCAAAATTTGGGTCCTGGAGAGTATGACTTAAAGTCATTCCTACACGAGCTTCAAG aTAAGCATAAGAACCACCATGGAGTCTTCTTGAAGGTGCAGCGTTTCCCGCCATACCCAACCAACAGGATCTATTGTTCAACGCTGAGTCAATACCCAAGAGACCCT ACTGACCCAGGACCTGGAAACTACTCACCTCAGGAGCTTACAAAGCCAGAAGCAACTGTCAGACCACCCTTTGGTTCAACTGCTGAAAGATTTGACCGTCATGCCAGAAGATTCTTCCTTGGAAGCACA AATCCTGTTGGTCCTGGGCGTTATGATGTGGATCGCTATGACAAAGCACAGCACAATAATGGACACAGAAGTGCTTTTAACTCTAAAACCAAGAGATACGACCTCATACGGGACAAATACTTAAC ggAAAGGATCAAATCACGAGAGGTTGACAAGGTTTTCATGGTCCCTATTGATGCACAATAA
- the LOC131771406 gene encoding tetratricopeptide repeat protein 28 encodes MEGNGSDDHSSQRRLNESSVKQGQILNLLSQAREIQNSGEHFSNYEQAAEMLKQALLLAQEASNKDSEAEICGNLAEVLLSMDSFDESLSYAQKCLALSEEVGRKDLEALANSFVGSAYSKLGDLKRGLESHKKSLDAISTTDDQKQRWKCLYEMGTTFTELGDYTNATKFLTESLTVATDLDDKAAIAQSNGGLGAAYYKTRHYPLSILHSEKHLTLAREVNRKKSQAAALGNLGNVHLSKGDYIKAFTLYREQLDISRGIGDKFTEGRALGALGDVYHCQGDTRKAIENYEAYLRIANSLNNKPAQANAIGKIGRAQHSLGENRESQKNLEKLLQLSQEIGDKATEGFAYGFLGNTHRSLGNFEKAIFMQNKFLEISKLIGDKAAEGLANAYLGSIYYSLGDLEKALKHHQFNLAINKELENKGGEGRSVEKVGNIHFEFGNYNEAIDCYQQSLSIALSIKDKPLQGASYANLGNAFQALGMYTEAVKLYEEAVPFAEEVGDQRMLGQMLGNLGTVYNRVGDYQKELQCHLQHLSLCETLEEKQGEATAHGNIGMVNYRMENFKQAIKHNEKQISISNSIGEIAGEMTGCLNLGKIYWKLDELSKAIEFQKKALCFAEKMKSLDKMGSCHHDLGISYSKSKEFETACDHLEKCTELYAEVRRLLFEKDIYKISLSNVQATAYRLYTQCLLQREKYEEALLVSERARSAALADMMVVSYGLHNPKEGKREALNGGSLREVVSRLGGQIIYYALSGTGKENVVLWSIQANGAPQFLGEATDWKSLLDEALSEMKIKENPVKCEDRSLPSRGNTRPLQNQENDEDGQKTDGDLLCCPPSKRITQKDRSSALEKLYDVLFSRTLPDQATTDLIIVPDAELHRIPWAALRNENNQSLGAQHRIRLLPSLTIMKAIFECPPNFHNQKGAVIVGDPDVGLVSFKAKKITEFITRLEHANEEAQEIARLFGVKPLLGEEATKARFLENLDTAALVHIAAHGNSLTGEIAFAPPPEKRKPVLDEEDVVLTMAEVQNAKVRAKLVVLSCCHSATGDIRAEGVIGIARAFLGAGARSVLATLWAVDDNATLEFMRKFYQHLKLGKKASEAVHQATTALRLSEKFQSPCNWAPFVLIGDDVTFENLEQM; translated from the coding sequence ATGGAAGGAAATGGAAGTGATGATCACAGTTCCCAAAGACGTCTGAACGAATCGTCAGTAAAGCAAGGTCAGATTTTAAATCTTCTTTCCCAAGCCCGAGAGATTCAGAACAGCGGAGAGCATTTTAGTAATTACGAGCAGGCGGCGGAAATGTTGAAACAAGCGTTACTCTTAGCGCAAGAGGCATCGAACAAAGATTCAGAGGCCGAAATTTGCGGCAACCTTGCTGAAGTTTTGCTCTCTATGGATAGTTTTGACGAATCTCTTTCTTACGCGCAGAAATGCCTTGCCCTTTCCGAAGAGGTAGGTCGGAAAGATCTTGAAGCATTAGCTAATTCCTTTGTTGGTAGTGCCTACTCAAAGTTAGGAGACTTGAAAAGAGGCCTTGAATCCCACAAGAAATCCTTAGACGCTATTTCTACCACTGATGACCAGAAGCAAAGGTGGAAATGCCTGTATGAAATGGGCACCACTTTTACAGAGCTTGGTGACTACACAAACGCTACCAAGTTCTTAACGGAAAGTCTTACAGTTGCCACCGATCTTGACGATAAAGCAGCAATAGCCCAGTCCAATGGAGGTTTGGGAGCCGCGTATTACAAGACAAGACATTATCCACTATCCATTCTCCACAGCGAGAAGCATTTAACATTGGCAAGAGAAGTCAATCGGAAGAAAAGTCAGGCTGCAGCCCTTGGAAATCTCGGTAATGTTCATTTATCGAAGGGAGATTACATAAAAGCGTTTACACTTTATCGAGAGCAGTTAGACATTTCGAGAGGAATCGGAGACAAGTTTACCGAGGGAAGGGCCCTCGGGGCTCTTGGTGATGTTTACCATTGTCAAGGAGACACAAGAAAAGCAATTGAAAATTATGAAGCCTACCTTCGTATCGCAAACAGTCTCAACAACAAGCCAGCACAAGCAAATGCCATTGGAAAAATTGGAAGAGCGCAACACTCCCttggagaaaacagagaatcacagaaaaatcttgaaaagttATTACAGCTATCGCAAGAAATTGGCGATAAAGCCACCGAGGGCTTTGCGTATGGTTTCCTCGGAAACACTCACAGATCcctaggaaattttgaaaaagcgaTTTTCATGCAAAACAAGTTCTTGGAAATTTCAAAGTTGATCGGTGACAAGGCAGCGGAAGGCCTTGCTAATGCCTACCTGGGAAGCATATACTACTCTCTCGGAGACCTAGAAAAGGCCTTGAAACATCATCAATTCAATCTTGCAATAAACAAGGAACTAGAAAATAAAGGAGGTGAAGGGAGATCGGTTGAGAAGGTGGGCAacattcattttgaatttgGTAATTACAACGAGGCGATTGATTGCTATCAGCAAAGTCTCAGTATTGCCCTTTCAATAAAAGATAAGCCACTTCAAGGTGCCTCATATGCCAATTTAGGAAATGCTTTTCAAGCCCTTGGTATGTATACAGAGGCTGTAAAGTTATACGAAGAAGCTGTACCCTTTGCTGAAGAGGTTGGAGACCAGCGCATGTTGGGACAGATGCTTGGAAATCTAGGAACTGTTTACAACCGAGTAGGAGATTATCAAAAAGAGCTTCAGTGTCATTTGCAACATCTCTCACTCTGTGAAACCTTGGAAGAAAAGCAAGGAGAAGCAACCGCTCATGGCAACATTGGAATGGTCAATTACCGCatggaaaattttaagcaaGCGATAAAACATAATGAAAAGCAAATCTCTATTTCTAACTCCATAGGAGAAATAGCTGGTGAGATGACAGGATGCCTAAATCTTGGAAAGATTTACTGGAAATTGGATGAACTTTCCAAAGCCATTGAATTTCAGAAAAAAGCTTTATGTTTTGCTGAGAAGATGAAAAGCTTAGACAAGATGGGTTCATGTCATCATGACCTTGGCATTTCTTATTCAAAGTCTAAAGAGTTTGAAACGGCCTGTGATCACTTGGAAAAATGCACTGAATTGTATGCGGAAGTAAGACGACTTCTCTTTGAGAAGGACATATACAAGATCTCTCTTAGTAACGTGCAAGCTACTGCTTACCGTCTCTACACGCAGTGTCTTCTTCAGCGAGAAAAGTACGAGGAAGCACTACTAGTCAGCGAGCGAGCACGTTCTGCTGCGCTTGCTGACATGATGGTTGTATCATACGGTCTTCATAAtccaaaggaaggaaaaagagaagCACTCAATGGAGGAAGCCTCCGTGAAGTTGTGTCTCGTCTGGGAGGCCAGATAATCTACTATGCTCTGTCTGGAACTGGAAAGGAAAATGTTGTATTATGGAGTATTCAAGCAAATGGTGCTCCTCAGTTTTTGGGGGAGGCTACCGACTGGAAGAGTCTGCTAGACGAGGCGCtttcagaaatgaaaattaaagaaaaccctGTGAAATGTGAAGATCGCTCATTGCCATCGAGAGGAAACACACGTCCTCTTCAGAATCAAGAAAACGATGAAGATGGGCAAAAAACGGATGGCGACCTGCTGTGTTGCCCTCCATCGAAGCGGATCACTCAAAAAGATCGATCAAGTGCATTGGAGAAACTCTATGATGTGTTGTTTTCCCGCACGTTACCTGACCAAGCAACCACAGACCTCATTATTGTTCCTGATGCTGAGCTTCATAGGATTCCTTGGGCAGCGCTTCGAAATGAAAACAACCAAAGCCTAGGGGCGCAGCACCGAATAAGATTATTACCATCCTTGACAATTATGAAGGCAATTTTTGAGTGTCCGCCCAACTTCCATAATCAAAAGGGAGCTGTAATTGTTGGGGATCCAGATGTTGGCTTAGTGTCCTTTAAAGCAAAGAAGATTACAGAATTCATCACAAGACTGGAGCATGCAAACGAAGAAGCTCAAGAAATCGCTAGATTGTTTGGTGTTAAACCCCTATTGGGAGAAGAAGCTACAAAAGCACGTTTCCTTGAAAATCTTGACACGGCAGCCCTGGTCCATATTGCTGCACACGGAAATTCTTTAACTGGTGAAATTGCATTCGCTCCGCCACCAGAAAAACGCAAGCCAGTACTTGACGAAGAAGATGTTGTCCTTACAATGGCCGAAGTGCAGAATGCAAAGGTGCGAGCTAAACTTGTTGTTCTAAGCTGCTGTCACAGTGCAACTGGAGATATCCGAGCCGAAGGTGTcattggaatcgctcgagctTTTCTTGGTGCTGGAGCGAGGTCAGTTCTTGCCACCCTGTGGGCTGTTGATGACAACGCTACCCTGGAATTCATGCGCAAGTTTTACCAGCATTTAAAACTTGGTAAAAAGGCAAGTGAAGCTGTTCACCAGGCCACAACTGCTCTTCGGCTCTCTGAAAAATTCCAGTCCCCATGTAACTGGGCCCCCTTTGTCCTTattggagatgacgtcacttttgagaatttggaaCAGATGTAA